The following proteins are co-located in the Paludibaculum fermentans genome:
- a CDS encoding Gfo/Idh/MocA family protein: protein MRQPPAPSRREFLSRTAAVGALGFPTIVPARVFGAAAPSNLIQVAQIGCGRIARGSEFPGVFRRSDLARFTAVCDLDTVRLEDAKSLVESTYGRKVGKDQFTGVKTYRDYREVLADKSIDAVCISTPDHWHAQPAMEAALAGKDIYLQKPASLTIAEGRQMADVVKRSGRIFQQGSQQRSEFQFRYACELIRNGRLGRITEIYIGLPEDPGGDDEPEMPVPGNLNYDMWLGSTPKVYYTEKRVHPQAAEPRARYNRPGWLRCEQFGAGMITGWGAHHIDTAHVAMGTEHSGPIEALATAEFPKKGLWDVHGPYHVRMQYANGVTMYLSEKYPTGLKFIGEEGWLWVTRGKYQLSDSAAGKPRSTVLDASNLNILRNGIKDNEPHLHASPENDHHLDWLTAIRNRTQPVAPVEDGHRSCSACLVAHASMKLGRAVKWDPGKEQFGDAEANRMLAREQRAPYGTAHVLAKLSKG, encoded by the coding sequence ATGCGCCAGCCACCTGCCCCGTCACGCCGCGAGTTTCTCAGCCGGACGGCGGCCGTGGGTGCGCTCGGCTTCCCCACCATCGTCCCGGCGCGCGTGTTTGGCGCTGCCGCGCCCAGCAACCTGATCCAAGTCGCCCAGATCGGCTGCGGCCGCATCGCCCGCGGGTCCGAGTTTCCCGGCGTCTTCCGCCGCTCCGATCTCGCCCGCTTCACCGCCGTCTGCGATCTGGACACGGTCCGCCTGGAGGACGCGAAGAGCCTCGTCGAATCCACCTATGGCCGGAAGGTGGGCAAGGACCAGTTCACCGGCGTGAAAACGTACCGTGATTACCGCGAAGTGCTGGCCGACAAGAGCATCGACGCCGTCTGCATCAGTACGCCCGACCACTGGCATGCTCAACCCGCCATGGAAGCCGCCCTGGCCGGCAAGGATATCTACCTGCAGAAGCCCGCCTCGCTGACCATCGCCGAAGGCCGTCAGATGGCCGATGTCGTGAAGAGGTCCGGCCGTATCTTCCAGCAGGGCAGCCAGCAGCGCTCGGAGTTCCAGTTCCGCTACGCCTGCGAACTCATCCGCAACGGCCGGCTGGGCAGGATCACCGAGATCTACATCGGGCTGCCGGAAGACCCGGGCGGCGACGATGAGCCAGAGATGCCCGTCCCCGGCAATCTTAACTACGACATGTGGTTGGGTAGTACGCCCAAGGTCTACTACACCGAGAAGCGGGTCCATCCGCAGGCTGCCGAGCCGAGAGCCCGCTACAACCGGCCGGGCTGGCTGCGCTGCGAACAGTTCGGCGCCGGCATGATCACCGGTTGGGGCGCGCACCACATCGACACCGCCCACGTCGCCATGGGCACTGAACATTCCGGCCCCATCGAGGCCTTGGCCACGGCCGAGTTCCCCAAAAAGGGACTGTGGGACGTGCACGGCCCCTATCACGTACGGATGCAGTACGCCAACGGGGTCACGATGTATCTCAGCGAGAAGTACCCCACCGGCCTGAAGTTCATCGGCGAAGAAGGCTGGTTGTGGGTGACGCGCGGCAAGTACCAGCTCAGCGACTCAGCCGCCGGCAAACCGCGCAGCACCGTGCTGGATGCCAGCAACCTGAACATCCTGCGCAACGGCATCAAGGATAACGAACCGCACCTCCACGCCAGCCCGGAGAACGACCACCATCTCGATTGGCTGACGGCGATCAGGAACCGGACCCAGCCGGTCGCGCCGGTCGAGGACGGCCACCGGTCGTGTTCGGCCTGCCTGGTCGCGCATGCGTCCATGAAACTGGGCCGTGCCGTGAAGTGGGATCCCGGGAAAGAGCAGTTTGGCGATGCCGAGGCGAACCGGATGCTGGCCCGCGAACAGCGCGCACCCTACGGCACCGCTCACGTCCTGGCCAAGCTCTCGAAAGGCTGA